From the Chiloscyllium plagiosum isolate BGI_BamShark_2017 chromosome 10, ASM401019v2, whole genome shotgun sequence genome, the window ATCCTGACTTGGAGAGAGGGTTAAGGATCGGTTCCGGTCCCCAAACAGCTGCCTTGTCAATAAGGATCTGCCACAAGTGGAGACATCCCTGCTGTCAGGAGCCAGCCCTGCTCCCTAACCCTATCTCGCACCTCCTAGGCTCTAAAATAAGGAAAGAAAAGCAGCCACTGAGCCACATAGCAGGGCAATGCCTTTTCCCTTCTAATTTTGTATCTGATGGAATCAACAATTCTAAATAAAGACACGTATCTGACAGATCACCGCTTAATCCCTTTATCAGTCAAGCTCTCCTCTCCCATTCGGAGCGCCCGAGCAGTCTTGATTATCATCGCAGATAAAGAAGTGTAACCGCTTCAGTGTTCTTCCAATTAATTGTTAAAGACTAGCGTTTAAAGATAGTTTTAGGTAATTAACGCCGCCAACTGTTTGCATTGTCATTTCATGAAAACTAACAGGTTAATCCGATAACAAATGTACAGTATCAATTGTGACTAAAAATTGGATGGCTTTCCCTCTGAGTTATAGGCACAATTTTCCCCCAGCCCTCCTTAAGTTAGGCCTGAAAGAAGTTTCTGCTATAATATTTTTGCTTGGGACATTTTTAATTCTGTAAATAATCAGCGTAAATTGAATGTCATAACACAATTCATAACACAAGAACAAATTTAATACGAATCACatttctgagagaaaataaaagattAAAAACCTTGTTTTTGTCTGATGCACATGTTCATGTTCACTACTATGGCAATGATTAAACCAAGCGCTCATCACATCATGAACTTTAACTGTAGCTAAGAATGAGACTGAAACATGGAAAATTGCATCAAATCCCCCCAGTAACTGCGATGCTGCCCATTATAATTCCTCACTCATCCAGTAAATGCCTACCTGAGGTCTGGGACAGGTTTACTCTGATTTCCTGGCCCGTGTCGAATCCATACTCAAGCAGCGACGGCATTCACTCCACATCATGATGGTAGATGAAGAGTGTACAGACCCATCAGAATTAGTCCATATATTAATGTATCCTTTGCCCTCTACATCAGACACAGGTTACAGGGGTTCTTAGGTATTTCTCTATCATATAATTTCAAAATGTGATAAAAGTACCCGAATGACAAGATTAATTGGTTTGGGATGCTTTTGAGCAATGTAGAAACCAAAGCGCTGAGGGTGTAAACCTCTGCAGAAGGGACACTCAAAGGGGTCATGTTTCCGAAAATGTCCTGTTTCTTCTCGTTGCCGAACGGCAAATCAGATTGCAAGGCATCCCTTTTGAAGAATTCATCCGAGGTTTGAAATGAAAATGTTCGGTACTTAAAAAAGCGCACTTCCAACATTAAAAGGAGCATTTTAATTATGTTATGAAAAGCAATTTAAATTAGTATTTTTGCCCCTGTCCAGAAGAACTGTTAGGAATAGGCTACCATTTGTAAACAGAGTATACAAGGTTGTATAAATTAATTTCAGAGCTAGTATTCCCCGTGTTGTTGTATGTTAAAGTTTCAGTCAAAGGTTGTGTTTATACACTTTTCAagctcaactcactgctattcaCTACCTAAAGCAAAACACTCAAAAGAGAAAGCAGATGTGCTGCCATAGATCAGCTGCCGTTTACCTTTGCACACGATTTTCCTAAAAAGAAATAATAGATATTTTGGAAAATAATAATACAAGTGGAACGCTTCAGTCACCTCTCAGTGACAATAAGCTGCTGTAAAATAATGAGCTTTGTTTTAAGAAGGACGGTCAATTAGAAATAATAATGAACTGTGGCCTAAGTTGGAGCGATAAAATTTGCATATTGAGTGACCCCTCCAAAAAATGCAAATAGGAAGTTGATTCCTGAGAGGAATACATTGAGCTCTTCAAACCGAGTCGAAAGGTAATTGATTTGTAATGTAAAGGCGACCAATCCCGCAGGTGACATTTGAGAAGCTCTCGGGTTTCAGACCTGACGTGTTTTCCAGAGTCCTTCATTTAGGAAGACTTTGCTCTTGTCTCTTGCAGTGGTAGGAGGGAAGTGCAGCCAATCAGCGGCCGGTCATCACTATTAATGCGCACTTACTAGGATGGGAACAGTATACTGCAGCCAGCCCCTAACAGGAGCGCTTTAGAGTATCAGCCGCTGGGTATCGGCGACTTCTGTCTGGATCTGTTAACCCTTCCTGGCCTCAGCGATCtttgttgttttctttgtttttggcGATCAGATTGTGGATACTACACCCTGACTCGCGAGTGAGCCATGTCAGTGCTGCCTTCTTTCGGTTTTACACAAGAACAAGTCGCGTGTGTCTGCGAGGTGCTCCAGCAAGGAGGCAACTTGGAGAGGCTGGGCAGGTTCCTCTGGTCTCTCCCAGCGTGCGACCACCTCCACAAGAACGAGAGCGTCCTCAAAGCCAAGGCGGTGGTGGCTTTCCACCGGGGCAACTTCCGTGAACTCTACAAGATCCTCGAGAGCCATCAGTTCTCTCCTCACAAccactccaaactgcagcagCTCTGGTTAAAGGCCCATTACATCGAAGCCGAGAAGCTGCGCGGGAGGCCCCTCGGCGCTGTGGGCAAGTACAGGGTGCGGAGGAAATTCCCGCTGCCCCGCACGATTTGGGACGGGGAAGAGACCAGTTACTGCTTTAAGGAGAAGTCGCGGGGTGTCCTGAGGGAGTGGTACGCTCACAATCCTTACCCGTCTCCGAGAGAAAAGCGGGAGCTGGCTGAGGCGACTGGACTCACTACCACTCAGGTCAGCAACTGGTTCAaaaacaggaggcagagagacCGAGCGGCCGAGGCCAAAGAGAGGTAAGGATCGCTACCCCCTTTAACTGCgtggggcgggggtggggaggagaaggagagagaaaaactggGGCTGAGGGGGTGGGGAAGCCGGGAGTAATTGCGTCGAAACACGGATTGACTCGCGGGAGGCTTTCTCTCGGTGTAACAAGGGATAAAAGCAACTTCCTATCCGGGCTGGGAATTGTTCATTCACTCAGTCTCTCAGGGTCCCGCTCAGGGGCGCCCTTGTCTGTGTCTTAACTGTGGCCACTGAGCACCAACATATATTTTACAACGTTGCATTATATTTCGTTTCTGTAATAAAGCGATAACCTTTAAGTTTAAAGAGTATTGATATGATATTTAAACGATAAACGTGTATCatcgattttttaaaaatatattgggGAATCTGTATTTAATCTGTGGCaatgcaaactttcctttaaaaaaaagtagccTGACGCATATGGTTGTTTTCATTTATAAACAGTCCCGGACAGAAAATATCAGACTGGAAATTAAAATGTCGAAATCAATCGGAGAATTTTAATTCTTAATGTCAGAAAGATTATGTACAATAAACAAAGCAAAGCAGCGGCCTGCACACCATTTTGCCCTTGTCATAGTCTTACCTGAAGATGTGATCAATTATTGGATACAGAGCAGATAATATTCATCTCCTGAATGATCTATTCATTTTTACTACCAGCTAATGCCAAGTGAAGTTGAACCATTATTATATTGTGGTTGAGAACAAAAAAAGATGCGTTTTATTCCCGTCACTCCTTTATCACGGGATTTTCATCCATTTAAGTctatattgattttttaaaattactgatATTGATATTAATAATCATTATTTCTCCCATTACTGTTTTTCGAGCAATTCCTCCAATAATGAAGGGACAGAGCCCACCCTTACAAATACAAAGCAAATATATCCCTGACTGCACAGGTAATCTCGCTTGTGTCTACCTCAGATTCTCGTttacgccaacctgtgaaatagACTGGCCGTTCATTTCGAGAGTATAGTCTCAGCCAAGTTCTACGTTATAAATGCTTAAGTCGGAGTTAATGAAATGTTTGCTTGGAGTAAGCTAACGCTCGCTATAAGCATTCATTTCACATTATCACGACGCGGGGAGCCACTTCACGATGAGTAGGGGGACATTTATTAAGTATTGAGAATAAGTGAGGTTTCTCGCTTAGATATATTTACAGCCGTCATTTCTTTTGAGTTCTTACTATGTTTGATGTTCCAATAGGGAAAACACTGAAAACACAAACACCTCTGGCAATAAACAAAACCAGTTGTCCCCTATCAACCGCAGTAAAAACCTGATGTCGAGTTCCGACGAGGAATTATCACCGCCCCAGAGCCCAGATCACTGCTCCGCGAGTCCTGTCTTACTGCTGCCAGGGAGCGTGAATCAATCTGTGGATTCCACCTTCTCTCTTCACGGCCTGAGCTCGTCACCAGGCGGCCACGCTGGCCCGGTCCATCCGCATggactccaggactcactgctcggCACTCTCACATCCAGCCTGGTCGACCTGGGATCGTAAAAGAACAAATCCTCAGTGGACAGCCGAACGGTGAACTGATCAGCTACTCCGGTACTGTGCTGTGTAAATAATTGAACAGTCCTGTCCATGTTATGGAATTTCAACTGATGGTACTTAATCTGTGAAAAAATAAGCGAGACCGCTGTCGTTCATTAGAGGAAAACAAACCGTCTTCATGAACTGCTGAGAGGCTTCATTTCTCACTTAATGCTCTTCAAATCTTTACGCTCTCCCCACTGCACAAAAAGCGTTCCAAATGCAACATTTGGCGGGCTGATCCTGTTTCTGCCAGGTTAATGCATCTGTCAGAATCAACCTGGATTTATCTCTCGTTTTCCATCTGTTTGCGTTCCTTGCAATTAACTGATTGCGAATCTGAAGTAAGGCATCGAGTAGGACGAACGGGCTATAACTGAGGTAACagccgagagagacagagagaaagaataaCTCCACTGAATATCAGGCAGAGTTCAGGCACAGAAACGACTCCAAGTTTACAGTACGTTGTCACCAGTGGTGTATGGAGAGTAACATGGAAGTAGTTTATAATAAAATCCAAACATGTGAAAAGCACGTGCTTATGTTGTCtccttttcagattttggaaaaaaatatatTTAGAAGTTGGTTTATTTAAGAAAATGGTGTTGGAAATTGTTATTGGATGAGGCTCTCCGAAGCTCGCAGTTCAGGCGAAACTCGGCAATATTAATGTGCTGTTATATTGTCAATATCTAGCACGAGGACAACTAAGCAACGCCCAGATGTTGATTCCCTATTGTCTCGCCTGACATCTACAAATTCCCCTCTGCTATATCCCGGTGAGTAACCGTTACCTTATGGGAGCAAAGTAATATGATGCTGAATTTCCCTCTTCAATTCCAGATAGCAAGTGTTGAGTTTACATCAAATCGGGAATCCATTTCGATGGGGCATTAGGAACAATAATTCGGCATTTTCCGAGTGCgctttctgagagagaaaaaaattgttttgaactTAGTCGCCGGAAAATGCAAGTCGCTACCCCTTTCcaaaaatgatctggaggtgtcggtgctggactggggtgcacaaagttttttttaaaaatcacaacatcaggtccaacagatttatttggaagcattggcttTCGGAGCCCTCTCCAAATAGATTGTGTTCTGTCTTCTGAATATTTTCAGACAGTCTGCTTTACAAACATAATCAAATCCCTGAAATCttgttcaattcttgcctctGCCCCGAACGGGATATTTGTCCCAAAACGTTAAAGTTGGGTCCCAGCTTGTCAGATCCGCCTGCCATGGGTTTCAAAGAGGTGTAGCGATTGTATAACCCATCACGTTCGTAACTGAGGAGGAATCATTCACAGCTCTCCAACAGCTTAAAGATAAAGCAATCTCCAAGTCAACTGGcaggtcattttaaaatttctatttcGGA encodes:
- the LOC122553467 gene encoding homeobox protein six1: MSVLPSFGFTQEQVACVCEVLQQGGNLERLGRFLWSLPACDHLHKNESVLKAKAVVAFHRGNFRELYKILESHQFSPHNHSKLQQLWLKAHYIEAEKLRGRPLGAVGKYRVRRKFPLPRTIWDGEETSYCFKEKSRGVLREWYAHNPYPSPREKRELAEATGLTTTQVSNWFKNRRQRDRAAEAKERENTENTNTSGNKQNQLSPINRSKNLMSSSDEELSPPQSPDHCSASPVLLLPGSVNQSVDSTFSLHGLSSSPGGHAGPVHPHGLQDSLLGTLTSSLVDLGS